The Corallococcus exiguus genome includes a window with the following:
- the cheB gene encoding chemotaxis-specific protein-glutamate methyltransferase CheB, translating into MTLRVLVVDDSAFARKVLRKVLSEAEGLEVVGTARDGLDALERVAELKPDVITLDLVMPSLDGTGFLRALAGMPDAPRVVVVSSAGTDSELAVAALQAGAVDLVHKPTALATDRLYELGAELVEKVRIAGRAVPRYQRELAEAVSAPLPGPLPATSTKLLAVGTSTGGPQALTRLLSSLPRDFPAPVVLALHIPAGYTEAVAKRLDSQSALEVVEASDGMELVPGRAVLARAGHHLKVARHGALNLVRLDRHPLGTPHHPSVDVLFQSVAEVWGRDALGLVLTGMGEDGLQGARALRAAGGVVLTEAESSCVVYGMPRAVAEAGLSNGNAPLDGLVPLISRFV; encoded by the coding sequence ATGACGTTGCGCGTGCTGGTGGTGGACGACTCGGCGTTCGCGCGCAAGGTGCTGCGCAAGGTGCTGTCGGAGGCGGAGGGGCTGGAGGTGGTGGGCACCGCGCGCGACGGCCTGGACGCGCTGGAGCGGGTGGCGGAGCTCAAACCGGACGTCATCACCCTGGACCTGGTGATGCCGTCGCTGGACGGGACGGGCTTCCTGCGCGCGCTGGCTGGCATGCCGGACGCGCCGCGCGTGGTGGTGGTGAGCAGCGCGGGCACGGACAGCGAGCTGGCGGTGGCCGCGCTCCAGGCGGGCGCGGTGGACCTGGTGCACAAGCCCACGGCGCTCGCCACGGACCGGCTCTACGAGCTGGGCGCGGAGCTGGTGGAGAAGGTGCGCATCGCGGGGCGCGCGGTGCCGCGCTATCAGCGGGAGCTGGCGGAGGCCGTGAGTGCCCCTCTCCCAGGGCCCCTGCCCGCGACGTCGACGAAGCTGCTGGCGGTGGGCACGTCCACGGGCGGGCCGCAGGCGCTGACGCGGTTGTTGTCCTCGCTGCCCCGGGACTTTCCGGCGCCGGTGGTGCTCGCGCTGCACATCCCCGCTGGCTACACGGAGGCCGTGGCCAAGCGGCTGGACTCGCAGAGCGCGCTGGAGGTGGTGGAGGCGAGCGACGGCATGGAGCTGGTGCCGGGCCGCGCGGTGCTGGCGCGCGCGGGCCACCACCTGAAGGTGGCGCGGCACGGGGCGCTCAACCTGGTGCGCCTGGACCGCCATCCGCTGGGCACCCCGCACCATCCCTCCGTGGACGTGCTCTTCCAGAGCGTGGCGGAGGTCTGGGGGCGGGACGCGCTGGGGCTGGTGCTCACCGGCATGGGCGAGGACGGGCTCCAGGGCGCGCGGGCCCTGCGCGCCGCGGGCGGCGTGGTGCTCACGGAGGCGGAGTCGTCCTGCGTGGTGTACGGCATGCCGCGCGCGGTGGCGGAGGCGGGCCTGTCCAACGGCAACGCGCCGCTGGACGGCCTGGTGCCCCTCATCTCGCGCTTCGTCTGA
- a CDS encoding sensor histidine kinase, producing the protein MAQAPARPRSRPSAPSPTEASGPGLQTLLEALPEAFLGVDAGWRITWLSRRMRELLGPRVQPGDDVRKKVADVLGLSQHLRLDVPATEQPSSEPYEHRWHEGGFCFEVSTRPVDGGLLVHCRDISREVQARHELQRVGQLFQAVMEGTTDAIYIKDMDGTYQVINSAGARAVGRDTVAEVRGRTDAELFPPDEARINVKHDRDVLKAGHPLTYEDSHQSPSGDIRVWQSTKGPLRDPEGNVFGLFGISRDITQRKWAEEEVLRHTEFQEHLMGIISHDIRSPLGAIMNWSRVLAAGGPAEETARTSQRIATAAVRIERLTRLLLDFTRARLVGGVVIEPRGTDTQELLAKVAHEFRVAFPKRDIVVDHKGNTQGHWDPDRLAQVVSNLTENALKYGPADAPVLLSTRGLRNKVVVTVHNQGRPIPEATLPHLFEPFRQGPQQTRTLKMSYGLGLYIVREIVHAHGGTIEVTSSEGDGTTFTVTLPRRAPPRKGPPPEPPSPPSHHHP; encoded by the coding sequence ATGGCCCAAGCTCCTGCCCGCCCGCGTTCCCGTCCTTCCGCCCCGTCCCCGACGGAGGCCTCTGGCCCGGGTCTGCAAACGCTGCTGGAGGCGCTGCCAGAGGCCTTCCTCGGTGTGGACGCGGGCTGGCGCATCACCTGGCTGAGCCGGCGCATGCGCGAGCTGCTGGGGCCCCGCGTCCAGCCGGGCGATGACGTGCGCAAGAAGGTGGCGGACGTGCTGGGCTTGAGCCAGCACCTGCGCCTGGACGTGCCCGCCACCGAGCAGCCCTCCTCCGAGCCCTACGAGCACCGCTGGCACGAAGGCGGCTTCTGCTTCGAGGTGAGCACCCGCCCCGTGGACGGCGGCCTGCTGGTGCACTGCCGCGACATCTCCCGCGAGGTCCAGGCCCGCCACGAGTTGCAGCGCGTGGGCCAGCTCTTCCAGGCGGTGATGGAGGGCACCACCGACGCCATCTACATCAAGGACATGGATGGCACCTACCAGGTCATCAACTCGGCGGGCGCGCGCGCCGTGGGCCGCGACACCGTGGCCGAGGTGCGCGGGCGCACCGACGCGGAGCTCTTCCCGCCCGACGAGGCCCGCATCAACGTGAAGCACGACCGGGACGTGCTCAAGGCGGGCCACCCCCTCACCTACGAGGATTCGCATCAGTCCCCCAGCGGGGACATCCGCGTGTGGCAGTCCACCAAGGGCCCGCTGCGCGACCCGGAAGGGAACGTGTTCGGCCTGTTCGGCATCAGCCGCGACATCACCCAGCGCAAGTGGGCGGAAGAAGAGGTGCTCCGGCACACCGAGTTCCAGGAACACTTGATGGGCATCATCAGCCACGACATCCGCAGCCCGCTCGGCGCCATCATGAACTGGTCGCGCGTGCTCGCGGCCGGTGGGCCCGCGGAGGAGACGGCGCGCACCAGCCAGCGCATCGCCACCGCGGCGGTCCGCATCGAACGGCTGACGCGCCTGCTGCTGGACTTCACCCGCGCCCGGCTGGTGGGCGGCGTGGTGATTGAACCGCGCGGCACGGACACGCAGGAGCTGCTGGCCAAGGTGGCGCACGAGTTCCGCGTGGCCTTCCCGAAGCGCGACATCGTCGTGGACCACAAGGGCAACACGCAGGGGCACTGGGACCCGGACCGCCTGGCGCAGGTGGTGTCCAACCTGACGGAGAACGCCCTCAAGTACGGCCCGGCGGACGCGCCCGTGCTGCTGTCCACTCGCGGCCTGCGCAACAAGGTGGTGGTGACGGTCCACAACCAGGGCCGCCCCATTCCGGAAGCCACCCTGCCCCACCTCTTCGAGCCCTTCCGCCAGGGCCCGCAGCAGACGCGCACGCTGAAGATGAGCTACGGCCTGGGGCTCTACATCGTGCGCGAAATCGTGCACGCCCACGGCGGCACCATCGAGGTCACCTCCTCCGAGGGCGACGGCACCACCTTCACCGTCACGCTGCCGCGCCGCGCGCCGCCCCGGAAGGGCCCGCCGCCCGAGCCGCCTTCGCCCCCCTCGCACCACCACCCCTGA